Proteins encoded by one window of Lycium barbarum isolate Lr01 chromosome 11, ASM1917538v2, whole genome shotgun sequence:
- the LOC132618735 gene encoding uncharacterized protein LOC132618735 isoform X1 codes for MMTRTKKMPIAMFRMSVRLEKYLELQRKYLEDLNGYHEAVEKLEELKLLLVRVVGALKDIDSQNVKLKDELSLTKAKLEETEKKFEGLELDHKKLQQQSAEAKNRYNTELKALEEALQAHELNSKEHVKVKEAFDRLSLEFESSKKKMGELEQELEEALTTRASELSKVQGELEISKSQVQDIEKKLASKEALIDELSQELDMRKASESQVKEDILALELLLSSSKEDLRAKLSELEDIKLKLQEEVGLKEDIEAKLKSQETQLSVSQEELAKLSTEKGALEAAVAELNNNVVQMKELCSDLEVKLQLSEDKFWNADSLLSQALAKSSELEQKLEEQISTLEKKCVAAEAESKKHSDRVSELEGVVEELKGKCTEFKKEKEALTQENSELKGKVASIGSKLDDLEAKMSAISAQKNEAVEELKSSNQVIDNLKEQLNSEGQALQLQDIGGSSSDRKDDVEVKSRDTDIGQMLSTPTKRNSKKKSEVSSTQPSSSESQVQHVERSAAIPLKFILGVALVSVILGIILGIREYSAHK; via the exons ATGATGACAAGAACTAAGAAAATGCCAATTGCCATGTTTAGGATGTCCGTGCGCTTGGAAAAATATCTTGAACTACAAAGAAAATATCTTGAAGACCTAAACGGATATCATGAAGCTGTAGAAAAGTTAGAAGAACTTAAGCTTTTATTGGTAAGAGTTGTTGGGGCATTAAAAGACATTGACTCTCAAAATGTGAAGTTAAAGGATGAATTGTCTCTCACAAAAGCGAAGCTGGAGGAAACTGAAAAGAAATTTGAAGGGCTTGAACTTGATCACAAGAAATTGCAACAGCAGAGTGCCGAAGCAAAAAACAGATATAACACTGAGCTTAAAGCATTGGAAGAGGCATTGCAAGCTCACGAATTGAATAGCAAGGAGCATGTTAAGGTTAAGGAGGCATTTGACAGACTTAGCCTCGAGTTTGAAAGCTCAAAGAAAAAGATGGGAGAGCTTGAGCAAGAGCTTGAAGAAGCACTCACGACCAGAGCTTCAGAGCTTTCTAAAGTTCAAGGAGAGTTAGAGATCTCAAAATCACAAGTGCAAGATATTGAGAAGAAACTTGCATCAAAAGAAGCTCTTATAGATGAATTAAGCCAAGAGCTGGACATGAGAAAAGCTTCTGAATCTCAGGTAAAGGAGGATATTTTGGCTCTTGAGCTTCTATTATCGTCCAgtaaagaagatcttcgggctaAGTTATCTGAGTTGGAAGACATAAAGTTGAAGCTTCAGGAGGAAGTAGGTTTAAAGGAAGATATTGAAGCTAAACTGAAAAGCCAGGAAACACAACTCTCAGTGTCGCAGGAGGAGCTGGCCAAACTATCTACAGAGAAAGGAGCTCTTGAAGCTGCTGTAGCTGAGCTAAACAATAATGTAGTCCAGATGAAGGAATTATGTAGTGATCTAGAGGTGAAATTGCAGCTCTCAGAGGACAAATTCTGGAATGCAGATTCTCTTCTTTCTCAAGCTTTAGCAAAGAGTTCGGAGCTGGAACAGAAGCTTGAAGAACAAATAAGCACATTAGAGAAGAAATGTGTGGCGGCAGAAGCAGAATCTAAGAAGCACTCTGACAGGGTATCTGAGCTTGAAGGCGTTGTTGAAGAGCTGAAAGGGAAGTGTACTGAAtttaaaaaggagaaagaagcaCTAACTCAAGAGAACTCAGAGCTAAAGGGAAAAGTGGCCTCAATTGGGTCTAAACTCGATGATTTAGAAGCCAAAATGTCAGCTATATCTGCCCAGAAGAATGAAGCAGTTGAAGAGCTTAAATCCTCAAACCAGGTTATAGACAACTTAAAAGAACAGCTTAATTCTGAAGGACAGGCTCTACAACTTCAG GATATTGGTGGCAGTAGTAGTGATCGAAAGGATGACGTAGAGGTGAAATCTAGGGACACAGACATTGGACAAATGCTCTCTACTCCAACAAAGCGAAACAGCAAGAAGAAGTCGGAAGTCTCTTCAACTCAACCATCCTCCAGTGAATCACAAGTTCAACACGTCGAACGTTCTGCTGCCATTCCCCTGAAATTTATTTTGGGGGTTGCTCTAGTTTCAGTGATCCTGGGAATAATTCTTGGTATTAGGGAATATTCTGCACATAAATAG
- the LOC132618735 gene encoding uncharacterized protein LOC132618735 isoform X2 produces the protein MSVRLEKYLELQRKYLEDLNGYHEAVEKLEELKLLLVRVVGALKDIDSQNVKLKDELSLTKAKLEETEKKFEGLELDHKKLQQQSAEAKNRYNTELKALEEALQAHELNSKEHVKVKEAFDRLSLEFESSKKKMGELEQELEEALTTRASELSKVQGELEISKSQVQDIEKKLASKEALIDELSQELDMRKASESQVKEDILALELLLSSSKEDLRAKLSELEDIKLKLQEEVGLKEDIEAKLKSQETQLSVSQEELAKLSTEKGALEAAVAELNNNVVQMKELCSDLEVKLQLSEDKFWNADSLLSQALAKSSELEQKLEEQISTLEKKCVAAEAESKKHSDRVSELEGVVEELKGKCTEFKKEKEALTQENSELKGKVASIGSKLDDLEAKMSAISAQKNEAVEELKSSNQVIDNLKEQLNSEGQALQLQDIGGSSSDRKDDVEVKSRDTDIGQMLSTPTKRNSKKKSEVSSTQPSSSESQVQHVERSAAIPLKFILGVALVSVILGIILGIREYSAHK, from the exons ATGTCCGTGCGCTTGGAAAAATATCTTGAACTACAAAGAAAATATCTTGAAGACCTAAACGGATATCATGAAGCTGTAGAAAAGTTAGAAGAACTTAAGCTTTTATTGGTAAGAGTTGTTGGGGCATTAAAAGACATTGACTCTCAAAATGTGAAGTTAAAGGATGAATTGTCTCTCACAAAAGCGAAGCTGGAGGAAACTGAAAAGAAATTTGAAGGGCTTGAACTTGATCACAAGAAATTGCAACAGCAGAGTGCCGAAGCAAAAAACAGATATAACACTGAGCTTAAAGCATTGGAAGAGGCATTGCAAGCTCACGAATTGAATAGCAAGGAGCATGTTAAGGTTAAGGAGGCATTTGACAGACTTAGCCTCGAGTTTGAAAGCTCAAAGAAAAAGATGGGAGAGCTTGAGCAAGAGCTTGAAGAAGCACTCACGACCAGAGCTTCAGAGCTTTCTAAAGTTCAAGGAGAGTTAGAGATCTCAAAATCACAAGTGCAAGATATTGAGAAGAAACTTGCATCAAAAGAAGCTCTTATAGATGAATTAAGCCAAGAGCTGGACATGAGAAAAGCTTCTGAATCTCAGGTAAAGGAGGATATTTTGGCTCTTGAGCTTCTATTATCGTCCAgtaaagaagatcttcgggctaAGTTATCTGAGTTGGAAGACATAAAGTTGAAGCTTCAGGAGGAAGTAGGTTTAAAGGAAGATATTGAAGCTAAACTGAAAAGCCAGGAAACACAACTCTCAGTGTCGCAGGAGGAGCTGGCCAAACTATCTACAGAGAAAGGAGCTCTTGAAGCTGCTGTAGCTGAGCTAAACAATAATGTAGTCCAGATGAAGGAATTATGTAGTGATCTAGAGGTGAAATTGCAGCTCTCAGAGGACAAATTCTGGAATGCAGATTCTCTTCTTTCTCAAGCTTTAGCAAAGAGTTCGGAGCTGGAACAGAAGCTTGAAGAACAAATAAGCACATTAGAGAAGAAATGTGTGGCGGCAGAAGCAGAATCTAAGAAGCACTCTGACAGGGTATCTGAGCTTGAAGGCGTTGTTGAAGAGCTGAAAGGGAAGTGTACTGAAtttaaaaaggagaaagaagcaCTAACTCAAGAGAACTCAGAGCTAAAGGGAAAAGTGGCCTCAATTGGGTCTAAACTCGATGATTTAGAAGCCAAAATGTCAGCTATATCTGCCCAGAAGAATGAAGCAGTTGAAGAGCTTAAATCCTCAAACCAGGTTATAGACAACTTAAAAGAACAGCTTAATTCTGAAGGACAGGCTCTACAACTTCAG GATATTGGTGGCAGTAGTAGTGATCGAAAGGATGACGTAGAGGTGAAATCTAGGGACACAGACATTGGACAAATGCTCTCTACTCCAACAAAGCGAAACAGCAAGAAGAAGTCGGAAGTCTCTTCAACTCAACCATCCTCCAGTGAATCACAAGTTCAACACGTCGAACGTTCTGCTGCCATTCCCCTGAAATTTATTTTGGGGGTTGCTCTAGTTTCAGTGATCCTGGGAATAATTCTTGGTATTAGGGAATATTCTGCACATAAATAG